Below is a window of Bradyrhizobium sp. CB82 DNA.
TCGGTACTCAAATCCCTCCGGTGTTCTCACAGTAGAACACCCCTTTCCGAAAATGGATTCCGTACAACTACCGGAGCGCCCATTGCCACTTAAGAGCGGCCGTGGCACGGCTTGCATTCCAGCCCCGAGCTCCCGGCTGCCGGTTCGATTGCGGATCAGAGCGCCGGGAGTGCCCAGGCCCGCCGGCTCACGCTGGCGGGCCTTGTCGTTCACCGCCTTAGCCTGCGGGCGAGCGCAGCCAGCCGTTGGCGGTTGCGCCACCTCGAATACGGTCAGCATTCCGAAGAACGTTGCAGGCAAAGCCAGCCAGCATGAGCGCTTTAGCTCGTCCTTTCATGCAACGGCTTTATTTGCATTGGGGAAAAACTGGCAAATTAACGTTTGAAAGCCGAAAATCGGCGTTTAATCCCCGACCATGTGCGAGTCGGAGGATACTCGTGGGCCTCTACTTATTCCTTATGGCTGCGTGTGCTGTCGGCCTGCTGCTCCTGTCGGCATTCGGCCGATAGGGCCGATACTGAGCGCATTTGTTGCCGCGAATCCTCAGCCAGAGCTGAAACTGTGGGGTCTGGCACGATCGTTTTTGACTGTGCATGGATCGGCGCATTCACTCTGAGCATGGACGTAGTCGCTACTTGGATTTTCGTCTTGCTCATCGCCGCGAGCGTAGCGGTTTTAATCGCTCATGCGATCGACGCAATGCGCTCCTGAGCGGCATCTCATGACGGGCTCGTCTCACCAGCCGGACGTGCGCAAATCTTGCGCGGCGCTGTCTCTCAAGCGGCCGGCATCCGAAACCCTGAACAAAAGCGCCGGTCGAGGATCGTGGCAAATGAGTCCGCTTGGCCAAAACCGGAAGTGGCCTATTCGATGACCTCGTTGGCGCGGGCGAGCACGGTCGGGGGAATCGTGATGCCCAGAGCTTTCGCAGTCTTTAGGTTGAAAACCATGAAGTACTTTGACGCTTGCTCGACTGGCAGGTCAGCCGGGTTAGTTCCCTTGAAAATTTTGTCAATATAGAAGGCGGCGCGTCGATAGAGATCGTTTAGATCCGCGCCATAACTGACAAGACCGCCCGCGTCTACGTTTGCTCTATTTGCGAAGATCCCGGGCAATCGATGCTTCATTTGAAGGTCGGCCAGGAGCGCCGCCTGCGCGGTGTAAAGTGGCGACGATAAGACGAGAACGCCACCGACCCCTTCTCGCGACATCGTTGCGAATGCTTGCTGGATCTCCGAGACAGTTCCGGCTGGAGCCAAAACCAATTTGACTGGAAGCTTTTCGCTAACGGACTGAACCGCGCGTATGGCGGTCGGGTGTGAAGGTGTCGTGGGATTCCAGAGAACACCGATTTGAGCCGCGTTGGGAAACGTTTCCCTCAAAATCTCCAGCTCTTTGACGGAGATCTCGGTAAGGAGCATCGACATTCCGGTGATATTCCCGCCGGGGCGCGAAAGGCTTGCCACATCCCCCAGGCCGACGGGGTCGGCATGCTGAGCGAAGACAATCGGGATCGTTTTGGTCGCACGCCGGGCGGGCTCCACCTGCGTTGAGGCAGGCGCGAAGATAATATCGACATTCATTTGAACGAGCTGGGTTGCGAGATCAAACGTTTGATCAGCCCGCTCTGCCCACCGGAATTCAATCGTAAGGTTCCTACCCTCGATATAGCCGAGATCGCGCAAGCCGCTCCGTAGAGCTTCTACTTCGCTCGTCCAACTGGACGCGGGCCCAAACCCCAGGTACCCGATCCGCCATACCTTTGCCGATTGCTGCGCGCGCGCCACCATCGGCCACGCCATTGCCGCTCCCCCGGCAAGCCTTATAAACTGGCGGCGCTTCATGCATGTTGCCCTTCGCTCAGCGCGCAAGCTTAGGGGGTTTTTGCGCCGGGTCCAACTTGCGAATGTTCGTTCAGGGTCACGGGACTAAACCGCTCGCGCGGTAGGGCGCCGGGACTGGCGACGGAGGCAAGACGATAGCGCAACGGGGCGTCCTGTCTTGAGATCGAGGGGTTCGACAACCTCACTCAAGACAGGAGCATCCCCAATGACCAAGCAGGCCATCAGCCCGTTGCGCCAGCGCATGATCGAAGATATGGCGATCCGCAAGTTCGCTCCAAAGACCCAACATGACTACGTACAAAGGGTCAAGGACTTCGCGGCGTTTCTCGGCCGTTCTCCCGACCAGGCCCAGCCGGAGGACGTGCGCGGCTTTCGGTTGCATCTGGCGTCGATCGGCGCCCACGCGCCAAAGATCAACGCCACGGTCTCGGCGCTGCGGTTCTTTTTCAATGTGACGCTCGATCGGCCCGAACTGGCCAAGCATCTGGCATTCATGCATGAGCCGCGCAAGGTTCCGGTGGTGCTGAGCCCGGAGGAGGTTGCGCGCTTTCTGGAAGCGGCGCCGAGCGTCAAGTACAAGGCTGCGCTCAGCGTCGCTTACGGTGCGGGACTGCGCGTCTCTGAGGTCGTCGCGCTGAAGGTGTCCGACATCGATTCCGAACGCATGATGCTGCGCGTCGAGCAGGGCAAAGGCCGCAAGGATCGCCACGCGATGCTTTCTCCGGTGCTGCTCGCACTTCTGCGCGATTGGTATCGCATTGGCCGCCCGCAAGGCTGGCTGTTTCCGGGATTGAAGCCGGCAAGCCCGATGACGACGCGCCAGCTCACGCGTGCCTGCCACGCCGCGGCCGACATGGCCGAGATTAACAAGCGGGTGACGCCGCACACCTTGCGCCACAGCTTCGCGACCCACCTGCTGGAGCAGAACATCGATATCAGGGTGATTCAGGTCCTGCTGGGCCATGCCAAACTCGAGACGACGGCGCTCTACACCCGCGTCGCCACCAATACCATCCGCGAGGTCATGAGCCCGCTCGATCGCCTCACGCCGCTGACGGCCAAGAAGAACGAGTCGAGGAACACGCCACTGGCCTAAGCCAGGTGGCGCGTCCGAGATTGGAGGTGGCGGATATCTTCCGCCACCATGGAGCGGCATGGCGTCAAGCCAATGCCGGCCATGTCAGCCTCCAGCAGTTGAAGGTGATGTCGGCGATCGAGCGCTGCCGCACGGCAGCCCTCGGCGGCCATGTCGCGCGCTGCGCGGACTGCGCCTATACGACGATTGCCTACAACTCCTGCCTTATGGGCAAATTCCGTAATGGGGAGTAGACGGATGAGCACACCGGGTTGAACGTGGATTTTAGAGGCTTTCACTCTCCATTACGAACTGCGCTTGAGCAAGGCGCTCAGCTTGTCCGGAGACCAAACGGTCTCTGCTCCAGTGCATTGGCAACAAAGGTGGCGACGACTTGGACCAATCTCAGCTGCAGATTTACGTTGTTCCGGCGTTCGATCTACAAACGGGGATGTCCCGATCGCTGTTGAACTACGCCGGGCCGACGTTGCCGGAATGAATGTTACGCGGCCCTCGTGACGTGGGCAACGGGCTTGATCGTCATGCGATCGTGGTGAGCTTGAAGGGCCGCACGCAGAACCGACAATTGCTTATACGCCTTCAATCGTCGGAAGCCCTTGTTGGCCTCGATCATGCCGGCCGCGACCCAGCGCAAGGCCATACCAGCATCCCGCCAGCGTTTGACGTTGCGAGCGACGCGGCGAATGGTGCCCATCATGTTCTCGGCGATGTTGGTACAGGCGAGCGATCGACGAAGCTCCTTCGGCAGCTTCAGCCGGACGACAATCAGGATTTCATCGAGGCCTTCAAGGATGCTGGCCGCTACGCCGGGCCATTGCTGGTCGAGTCGGCGCGCGAGATTGCGGATCAGTTTTTCAGCCTTGTCGGCATCATCGAGCTCCCAGGCCTGGCGCAGCACCCGACGGGTGGCCGCATGATGTTCTTTCGGCAGGCGTTCCATGATGTTGCGCGCCTTGTGGATCTGGCAGCGCTGGATCGCAGCGGCCGAACCGAAGGTGCGGCGGATCGCCTTCGACAACGCCTTCGCGCCGTCGACGATGAACAGTCTTGGCATCGTCGGGTCGAGCCCGCGCGAGACCAGGTTGTCCAGCAGGGCCTGAACCGTTGCGGCGTTCTCGGTCGCCCCTTCCACCAGCGCCAGCGGATGCTTGTTGCCTTCGCCGTCAACCCCGATCGCGGCGACCAGCACGAGATCGTCGCCGAGATGCAGCCCATCGATTTGGACCACCAGAAGGTCGAGCGCGGACAGATCGGCAGCCATGAAGTCGGCCAGCCGCGCCGCCGACAGCGCGACGAACCTCCGCGAGGCCGCCGACTTCGAAACCCCCGATCCGGGCGGTGCCGGCACGTCACCCTCGGGCAGCCGGACAGCGCGGCCGAACCGGCGCGTCGACACATTGATCAGCATCAGGTTCATCGCCCAGCGACCGAGCCAATCCTCCTGCGCCGCCGTTTCCCAGCTCGGGATCGTGACCTCGCGGCCGTCCACGCCCCGGACCCGCGGGCGCTCGACCTCGATCTTGCCGCCGTGGAAGCCGATCCGGCCCCGCGTTCGGCCCCAACGGTGCGCCTGCCGCCCCGCATCGCGACCGTGGCGCGGCCCGCAGGCCGCCGTGACATCCGCCTCCATCATCGTGCCGAGCGCCTCGATCCCTGCCGCAAGGCAGAACCGATCGAAGCTCGCCCGCACTTCTGCAAACGCTTCGTCCACAGCCCCGGTCGCCGGCGAACCAGCCGGTGTGATATCTCTCGTCATGGCGTTGCTCTCCTTTGTGGAATCAGCACCCCGAGCCTACCGGCTCAAGGTGGGCAACGCCGACATCTTCAGAAATTCAACAGAACCCGGGACATCCCCTCTACAAACAGCCTTCCGAACATTAAGCGTACCCCAACGGGTAATCTCGCAACGCAGCTGTCTCGGTGGCTTCTTTGTAATGGAGAGCAATCGGGCGATTGATCAGCTCAGAAACCCGCGAATGCCGCTAGACTGGCTGCTGAGCTGGTCGCCTGCTCCCCATTAATGGATTTGCCCATAAGACAGGTAATGGGCGACGCCCATTACCTGCCGCAACCGGCACTGCCCGAAGTGCCAAGGCGCCGCTGCCAAGGAATGGCTTGCCAACCGCGAGGCCGAGCTGTTGCCGGTGCCATACTATCACGTGGTGTTCACGCTGCCTGCGGCCATCGCCGACATCGCCTACCAGAACAAGGCTGTCCTCTATGATCTCTTGTTCAAGGTCTCGGCCGAGACGATGCTGACGATCGCCGCCGACCCCAAAGCATCTGGGGGCACGGATCGGCATCACCTCCGTGCTGCACACCTGGGGCTCGGCGCTGACCCACCATCCGCATGTGCACATGATCGTGCCGGGTGGCGGCATCTCTGCCGACGGCCAGCGCTGGGTGTCCTGCCGGCCGGGCTTCTTCCTGGCCGTGCGCGTGCTCTCACGCCTGTTCCGACGGCTGCTCTTGGAGAAGCTAACAGCTGCCCACCAAGCCGGCCGCTTGAGCTTCTTCGGCGCTCACGCTCATCTGGCTGATGCGCAGTCGTTCGCAGCTTATCTCGCGCCGCTGCGCAAAACCGAGTGGGTCGTCTACGCCAAGCGACCATTCGGCGGACCTGAGGCAGTGCTGGCCTATCTGTCGCGTTACACCCACCGCGTTGCCATCGCCAACAGCCGCCTGATCGCCTTCGACGAACAGGGCGTCACCTTCAAGTGGAAGGACTATCGCATCCAGGGCCGCGGTCGATACAAGCAGATGACGCTCGCCACAGACGAGTCATCCGCCGCTTCCTCATCCACGTGCTGCCGAAAGGCTTGCACCGCATTCGCCACTACGGCCTGTTCGCCAAGGGCGTCTGCGCCGACAACATCGCCCACGCGCGTGAACTGCTCGCTGTCGCAACACCCGAAGGCCAGCCCACCGCTGCCGCCATCGATCCCGGCAAGCCGAGTTGTCCATGCTGCGGCGGTCGCATGATCATCATCGAGGTCTTCGCCCGCGGGACAACACCACGGCATCGGCCGACCGGCCCAACGAACGCCATCAGGATCGATACCTCGTGACCGCGTCACAATCCCGCAAATCTACTCATCGTGCTCGCCATCTCTCGACCGGCCACGGCAGAGCGCACTCTGATATCTGCCCTTCACCGCAATTCGTTCGGCAATTTGCAGAGCTCGATGCCGTCAGCAGTTCATTCGTCAGCCGCCCAACTGTCGAACAGCTCGTTGTATCGGCTCAATTCACATCCGCCAGCTCGCCCGCGGCGCTTAAATCCCCATAGCGCCTGCCGCACGGCCGTGCGTTCCTTACCCGCGGTTTCCTTGTATGGGCTTTGTCAAGGCGGCGGCGTTTCAACAGGCGACAGGTCGGCGCATCTTTTCCTTCGTCAGTTTCTTTGTTCGATCTGAGATCCGTTTCTTCGTCCCGACCCGTACTTCGTTTGCGCTGGCGCGCGCAGAAGCTGTCAAGGTTGGCCGTCGCACCAACCTTACGACAGGCTCCGCCGTTGCCAGGCCGTCCTCGATCTGCCGTATCTGATCGCTGACGAGCCGCCGGCGCGCCATGTCGCGACGCAGCTCAGCCAGGGTGTTGGGCGGGATCGGCTCGCCCTCGGGGGTGCGTAAGCCGTCAAGGCGTTCGGCGGCTTTCTTCAGCTTGGGATTGAAGCCGCGGATGCCGAGCCGTATCAACGCTGCTTTCATTCGGTTGACGATCCGACTTTGCTCTCCGATGAGGCTCGCGCGCTCACGGGTGGGGCGCTTGGCATCTTCGTCCTTGATTGTCGGGATCGCGACCATCTTGCAGTGATCACGCTCGCCCCGCAACCAGCCGAGAAAGCTGCGTTTGAGCAGTTCGGTGTCGAGACGATCGGTCTTGGCGCGCCGGTGCTCGCGCGATACCGCTATGCTCGATGCGTGAATGACATGCGCCTCGATGTCGCGCGCCCTGAGCCAGCGGGCCAACCAGAAACCGTCACGGCCGGCCTCGAAAGCGACCGCGATGCGTTCGATTCCGTGTCCTGCCCTCCGCGCTTCTTCTCGCCAGCGATTGAGCAGCTTCAGCAAGGCGTTCTCGTCGACCTCAAGCTTCTTCGACGGCTGGCGCTCGACACCAGGCACAATCCCCGCAACGAGCCAGCTCGACAGGCTCATCTCGATCACAGCGATCAGCGTGCCGTCTGGTTTGAGGGGCGTGAGGGATCGGCTCAGGTCATTCAACTTCTGCATGGGGTACTCCATCGGTTCGCATCAGGGCCGATGAATGCCATATCCTCACCGTCCTCACCGCCGCCGCCCGCCCCATAGCATCTCCCTTGGAGGCTTTCGGACGCCGGCCCCCGAATACGCGGCGCTGTCCCTCATGCGGCCGGCATCCGAAACCCTTCACACGATCGGAAGTGCCGCAAGACTCCGTTCGCAGCAACGCCAACAAGCAAGACGGCCGCGTAACTCCGTTCAGGCGACCCCCGATTGAGCAGGGACAGACTTCGGATTTACACCCGCGTAACTTTTGCGTTTCAGTCAACAGTTTTCGTCACAGCCCTGCCTCACGCGTACAATGCTTGCCGCTCCTGCTCACATCTGGGTCGACTGATTCCGTTTGTGACGACCCGGACGATTCTCTGAAG
It encodes the following:
- a CDS encoding ABC transporter substrate-binding protein; protein product: MKRRQFIRLAGGAAMAWPMVARAQQSAKVWRIGYLGFGPASSWTSEVEALRSGLRDLGYIEGRNLTIEFRWAERADQTFDLATQLVQMNVDIIFAPASTQVEPARRATKTIPIVFAQHADPVGLGDVASLSRPGGNITGMSMLLTEISVKELEILRETFPNAAQIGVLWNPTTPSHPTAIRAVQSVSEKLPVKLVLAPAGTVSEIQQAFATMSREGVGGVLVLSSPLYTAQAALLADLQMKHRLPGIFANRANVDAGGLVSYGADLNDLYRRAAFYIDKIFKGTNPADLPVEQASKYFMVFNLKTAKALGITIPPTVLARANEVIE
- a CDS encoding tyrosine-type recombinase/integrase, which produces MTKQAISPLRQRMIEDMAIRKFAPKTQHDYVQRVKDFAAFLGRSPDQAQPEDVRGFRLHLASIGAHAPKINATVSALRFFFNVTLDRPELAKHLAFMHEPRKVPVVLSPEEVARFLEAAPSVKYKAALSVAYGAGLRVSEVVALKVSDIDSERMMLRVEQGKGRKDRHAMLSPVLLALLRDWYRIGRPQGWLFPGLKPASPMTTRQLTRACHAAADMAEINKRVTPHTLRHSFATHLLEQNIDIRVIQVLLGHAKLETTALYTRVATNTIREVMSPLDRLTPLTAKKNESRNTPLA
- a CDS encoding IS256 family transposase, producing MTRDITPAGSPATGAVDEAFAEVRASFDRFCLAAGIEALGTMMEADVTAACGPRHGRDAGRQAHRWGRTRGRIGFHGGKIEVERPRVRGVDGREVTIPSWETAAQEDWLGRWAMNLMLINVSTRRFGRAVRLPEGDVPAPPGSGVSKSAASRRFVALSAARLADFMAADLSALDLLVVQIDGLHLGDDLVLVAAIGVDGEGNKHPLALVEGATENAATVQALLDNLVSRGLDPTMPRLFIVDGAKALSKAIRRTFGSAAAIQRCQIHKARNIMERLPKEHHAATRRVLRQAWELDDADKAEKLIRNLARRLDQQWPGVAASILEGLDEILIVVRLKLPKELRRSLACTNIAENMMGTIRRVARNVKRWRDAGMALRWVAAGMIEANKGFRRLKAYKQLSVLRAALQAHHDRMTIKPVAHVTRAA